The Fibrobacter sp. DNA window CGTAAACTCAAGAAACAGGAATTGCTTAAAATCTACAACTCAATCAAACGTAAATCCAGTAACCGTCTGGTTCCTGAGGAGCAGCTTTCGGTACTGGAGATGGCTCTGATGAGTACTGAGGAGTATTACGGAGTTGTAGAGAGCATAAAGAAAGTTTCTGAGAAGATCGATGCCCAGATAATAAACCCGCGTTCTCATCTGGAAATAGACCTGGGACTCGATTCACTTAAAAGGATAGAACTTCTGAGCGAAATTGAGAAACGCTTCTCCATCCACATAACCGAAGATGTATTCGACAAGATGGAATCAATAGGCGATCTTGTTTCGATGGTTAAAGAAGGCAGATATAATCCTAAAGAAGCATCCGTTGAGAACATAATGAGTCTTAAGGAACGGATTCTTTCGGAAAGCACCGGTATAATAAAGTTGCCACGGGATGAGTCTTTTCTTGGCCAGACCTCGGTTGTTCTGAGCAAAATTGCAGGTGCCGTGCTGAGTGTGGATGCAACTGGAACAGACCTGTTTAGGAAGCATTCATCACCACTGATCTTTGCATCCAACCACTCTCATCAACTCGATGCCTGCTGGATTCTCAATGCTCTTCCGGATGAATATAAGAAGGGGACGTTCTTTCTTCCCGAAAAGGAGACCAGCAATCTTTACCAGGTTCCCTATTCTTTGCATCGCAGAAATATGCTCAAACCGGGGAAAAATGGTGACCCTATCGAGATGCTGAAGATTTATCTCATGGTTTTACGCAGTTCCAGAAATCTGATAGTTTTCCCGGAAGGCGATATAGATAAAAGCGGAATCCTCAGACCATTCAAATCAGGAATAGGGTTGCTTGCACGGGAAACAGGTGCCACAATAGTGCCGGTACGGATAAAACCTAAGGGAGAGGAAAACAGAAGGACAATTGTGGCATTTGGAAAACCAATCGTGTTTTCTGAACTGGTTTCAACTGGAATCTGCAGACCAGATTGCCCTGCAGAGGATATTTCAGAGTATATCCGGTCGGTTGTAAGCGGGTTGTAATCAACTGCCTGCCTGCAATCAAACATCCGGGTCTTCTTATTCCTTTTTTCATTCTTTGCTCTTTTCTCCGCATCTTCACATGATTCTCTCATTCTCTTTTTATAACAGCTATCATCCTTGCTGTTCTGTCCTGCATGGTACATTTTTACTGATATCCCCTCTCCTGCTGTGGTTTGTTATCAGATGTTGTTTTACCGATTAGTTTTTTTAACTTTCATACTTGTTCAGCTCTGTTACCCCTCGGAAAGATGGCAGTATTCGCTGGATGCTGATTTAACAGTAGCCCTCAATACATTCAGTAGTAACTGGAAAAGCAAAGATGCAGGAAGTCTGGCATGGGTTTCAAAAATGACTGTTATGGTGAAAAAACGGTTGTACGAGAAAGCTCTTTCAGAAACAACAATCAAACTCATTTTTGGACAGACAAAGTTACAGGACAAAAGCACTAAAAGATGGTCTTCGCCGGAGAAATCGTCGGATGATATTCAGGTGCAGTCGGTTTTACGCTTTGATATCGGAAAATTTATAGATCCTTTTTTATCGGCTCACTTGAGGAGCCAGTTTGTAGATAACAGAAGGGATACAGATAAAAGGTATCTTAACCCTGTAGAGTTTACTGAGAGTCTGGGATTTGCACGCGACCTGATAAAAACCAAGAGTATAACCTGGAATACCAGATTTGGATGTGCGCTTCGCCAGAGAATCGACTCTGATCATCCACTGCCAAAAGATACAGTCGGCCATACCTTGTATGTTCTTGATATTGTTAAAGATGGCGGTGGTGAGAT harbors:
- a CDS encoding DUF3078 domain-containing protein; protein product: MLFYRLVFLTFILVQLCYPSERWQYSLDADLTVALNTFSSNWKSKDAGSLAWVSKMTVMVKKRLYEKALSETTIKLIFGQTKLQDKSTKRWSSPEKSSDDIQVQSVLRFDIGKFIDPFLSAHLRSQFVDNRRDTDKRYLNPVEFTESLGFARDLIKTKSITWNTRFGCALRQRIDSDHPLPKDTVGHTLYVLDIVKDGGGEIVSEFKFLKPQTLMVNSKLKIFSAFISSEATKKAETDFWRYPDVSLETSVSFFLTRNLILSYYYNIIYDREFDKMPRSKQTLGAGLGIDLTSGK